The genomic stretch TCTGTCATCTTCCAAATACTCATCGTTGTCTTCATCAATATCATAATCATCCTGACCATACATGGTCGAAAACGGAGAATCCTGATACGACATTTTACAGtacaataatcattttttaatatttcgttaaCAATACTAGATATTTTAAGCCAGTTTAACCAGAAAAACAAATAACCGCGTCCAATTAAGGTTATTTATATATCTACAATGCCATTTACAACAATActatgtaatttcaattttcataatGTGCGGAACTCATTCTGATAATAAAATAGCTGTAAATAGAGCACTATTATGTGATaggaataatatataacatgaaatCGTATATGTTATCGTATATGTACttgaaatatataaacaaaCATATATGCAATTGATCAGCTGTGGAACATTTGATGAAAATATCATTAAGGCTGTTTTAATATAGCGATACTTTTGCGAGTTTTTAGtaaatcattttataatttcaactgGTACAAAAAACGTGTAGTGAAGAagatgtttgaaaatttattgtaataatttaatatgatgatatatagaatattataataatttaaacaaaagtACAGTTCATTTAGGATTCACGCATAAGACTAATATACatggaaattaaatataaaaatttggaaaaattatacattcgttaagaatattaatatcaattaataaagGAAACGCTTAATTCCAATATTTGCTAATTTtaatcaatatttaaaaaaatatcgtcCTTCTTTTACACATACTTTTATTGGATCttaaaatgcaaattattttGCGATAAGATTTTTCGAACAATTAGGATTcattaaacgataaaaattcattaccttatattattttaaataataatccatgaaattttcgaaaatcgTACGTTTTCATACTTATGCACCTGATTAAATTTAGAACTATATAGTAATTATGAGAATTCAAATGCTATTAGCAAAGCATGCAATTGGCAATACTTTTTAACGTACTTCGCAGTTGTATAGTTACAGTTTTAAAATGAATGCACGAGTGATGAAACGaatttaaatgtaatatattcattttgttctgtatgtttctAAATTACGCCGTTTTCCGGATACTCTGTCAGATAATACTTTGAATGTACGCTATCCAAACTTGTGCCAATTGCCATTGGAAATACACAACAGGATTATTGAAATTTGGCGGCAGCATAACCTTATGGTGACCTTAGTGGGAAagtttataaatgattttttatctcatatattttaatatcctgtgtaaaatatgaaagaacTAGGGGAAGTTAGCTGTGAGGTAATTCACAATGTCAATGgagtttcttattttattttcttaaaaatatgctatgaaaatatttacttggttattgtaatatttatttgtatattataaaagGCAATATCACTCTTAATCtaataacaatattatttttgtgtAGATACGCAGTGTTGTAGATATTCAGCACTCTATaacaaaatgtttaaataatgtaaaaggCGATGACAGTGGACCATCAAATGGTTCGCAAATATGTAATGGTCTTGATGGTATTTATGGAGGTTTTCTAAATGATGCCACGTATGCTTGGCTAAGTTATGGTTGCCATTTAGTAGTTCTTAATACAAAAACTGGTGAAAGTACCAGTTCGTGGACCTTCCGAGGGAAAATCACTTGTGTTTGTCAATTTCCTGCTCAGTGTGGGGAACTACCATTACTCCTTGTTGGTTTGGACAATGAAGCAACTAGAATTAAAGATTCTGTGGGTTTATTGTGTATCTTTGATTGTACTTCCTCTCGTGTTTTAAGAGCTATTAAAGTAGGTATTGAAATATGATAAGTTTCTAAATTATGTGGTATTTAGAATGAAATGTTcgtgatataatatattatgtacagATGCCAGCTGGTGTAGAACAAGTTTGTATTGTATCTGGCGCAACAGATTGGGAAGGATTTAATGACAGAAGACCAGACAATATTCTTATGCAAATGGATGGTATAgcttgtgtagtattacgcaatCTTCATCATCTCATGATTGATCTTCAGAGATCTACTTGGGAGGTTCCTGATTTATCTGTTACAATGGATGAAATTTCTCCAGCTGAAATACAATTCTTAACAACTAAAGACTCCTTTCATAGAAACAGTAGCAAACACATGACTTGTAATTTGCTAACTCAACGTATGTATAACATAAACAATACTCTGTTTTTGTTGTTTCTTTATCCTACTTTAATATACATgattacattttttacatttgtaGGTATAGAAAAGCACATTGGTTTTAATAGAGAAAATTTTGAATTGAATTCTTTTCTAGacgaaaaattaacaaatactATAATTAGCTCAATGAAAATTGGTTGTTTAATATCAGGATGTCTAGGCAGAGTGATAATATGGCAGAATGATGGTTCTGTGGGATGGATTAGCGTACCCTTGGATGAAACCATGATAATAACACATTTAGCATTATTAGAACCAACAGATGATCCTAGACCTTTCTACTATTTGTGGGTTGTTTTCCAAGACGATTCGTTTAAGATGCCTCCTATCTTGAGAATGTTTGCCTTATTGTTCCAGCGAAAATACTGTGACAGAGGaactaatttatattttaatctggAAGGAGAGCCTAGCCTTAAATTCGAAATTGAATTAGACCCAAAAGATAGAGTGGTTAGTTTGTCTACGTTCGAAAGAGGAACTAATCTGGACCAAACAGAGTCAGAATATAGGAAAGGTGAAGACAGTTTGCTTCTAATTTCAACTACTAATAGAACTTTATTATTCGATTTGAATCAATGGTACAAGGAACAAATGCCTCAAACCCTCAGTGAATGCAAGAATCCAAATAGCATATTGTCCTGTTATAATACAAATCACAGGGCCTGCGACATAACTGGCAAAGAGATAATAAGTTGTGCCTATATTCCTCACACCTTACAAGAATTTCCTAATAATAGTTTAAACTCATCAGAAGAATTATTTTACCCAAATTCTTTGTTCTTTGAATGGATAGAGCTAAGTTTGTCAAAATTAACATTTTGGTATACTAGAGGAGTCCAAGCTGAATTACTTCGTGAAATTGCTCTTGCAGGGCCTATTATGCTAACGCAACCTtctgaaatgtttcacaagtgTCTCTCCGTTGGTTTGACACCGTTCAAtacagaaatttcattttctagcGATCATAACGCTCAAAGGGATATGTTATTATCGCTTTGTCTGGAGCAACGTTGGGCGACTTTCTTGATCAAGTGTGCCAAAGAATGGTCAGATGGAAGTGCCGCCTACATGTATCCAAGTTTCTTAAAGTGGGGAATACAGCGCGCGTCTTCCATAAAAATGATTGCTGATCGTCTATGTATTCCTCTATTTGATCAGTCAGGTAATAACATAGGCGAATCAGAAGTAAAAACATTGAGATTTTGTTACCAACAATTGGAATGTTTATCTAATGTAGTAGCTAAGTTACCTTTTGAAACAAGCAGTTTAATCAAGCAACGAAGAGCACTAAAGCGAGTATCTATGTACTTCCAAGTATTATTATGGTTTTACGACGTGGGTTTGTTACCCGAATCAGAATGTCTAGAGGAAGGTCCTTTACCAATGTCTCTTGCTCTGAAAATTCCATATCCAttcgaaaaattgttttctcTGTACAAAGAAAAACGAGAATCGATTAAAGACAATAATGCAAAAGAAGGCAGTGAAGAGGTGCTTTTCATAGATGAATTGATAGCTCGAGAGTGTCCTGCCTTGAATTTACAGTGGGAAAGAGAAGCTGGAGAAGCGAATACCAATGGCTATTATCCTCCACCCTCTTTGCAGTCGTTACTGAGGAGTTACTTGACTGATTGCGATCAGACAGAGTCAAATGAGATAGAATGTAAACATCAGATCACTATATACCTTCTAATGGATTTAGCTATGCTGTTACAGGGTTCCTATCCTGGAGTTGATCAATTGATCAAATATCCTTCATCTTTCAAGATGAGTCCAAGCCTCATAAAACTTACCCAAGCATTCTGGCTTCTAGATCATGAGGATTACCAAGGTTTCTTGGACATGATGACTGGTCAATTAGTCAGTGATTCTGATGTCAAAGACTGGCATCATAAACTTGTGCTAAAAACACTGATAAGGAACAGTCAGCACAAGTTAGCTTTAATGTATCTGCGCATAAAGAAACCTCCTTTGTCATCCTTTCAAGAACAAAGCACATTAATAAGTTTATCAGTGGAGCATGGTTTGGTTCAATCTGCTTTTCATCATAGACTGCAGTCACATTATACACAGCTACTAATGTGTTTCTTTCAATCCTGCAAGAATTACAATAAACTCGGTGATATTTTACATTTGGCCTTGGATACTGAAGAAGAGGAAATGTTTGTCAAGTTTCTGGAGGATTCCAAGTCTGAAGacataaaattattgtattactTGCAACGTTGTCGTTACATGGAAGCCAATAGTGGAAACATTACTACTTGGTCCAGTTCTGTTGCTTCAAAGAACATGCACTTTGATATGTTAAATGCCTACAATGCAACTTTACCTAATGTAGTGAAGCGGTTTTCCATGAATATGGGTAAAAGTAATCTAGATACAGATTTAGAGTCCAGATATCCCAGACCTATGACCCACAACAAAAGTTTTCAGAAAActgcaaatatttatgaaacagtTATCAGGAAGGCAAAGGAAACCTATGTTAGAACAGAAAAGTCTGTAGTTCCCTTCGTCACTGCCCCTTGCGCCGCGTTAAAGTCATTTAATGACAGGATCAATATAAATTGTGTAATGTCTCCCAAAATGGTACAAATGAATAACAAACGCACTTTGGAACAGGTTATGCATGATGAAGAGAACGGTGGTATGAGAACACCAGAAAGAACAAAACGTAGGAAGTTGCTGGATGATAGTGAAGCAGCTTTGAGTGCTGCATTTAGTACCCCATTGGTAAAACGGAAAATATCCACCAATAGGGATATTCCGATTGAAACTCCgcattctattttaaaaattcggCAGCTTATAAGATCTTCGACGTCTCCAATTGCTGCTAGCCTACAGGATGAAATCACAGGTAGTCCAGTGTCGGATAGGGAGCGTAAAATTAATAGACAGATACGATTCAATATTAATCAGTCAAAGAACAGCTGTTCTCATGGTGAAGTCAGCAGAGAAGAAGAATTTTCTAAACTTAATACATCTGATCAAAACGATGAAGTGTTCGTGAGTCCAGCGACAAGTGAAAAGTGTCTGATTGATAGTCCAGTTTTATCAGATAGTAGTTATACttgcaaaaatgtatatacagCTCGACCTAGACCAAGTCTTAGAAGAACTTACTTACAAACGTCTACAGAATCCATAAATGAGTCTTCGTCCAATTGTTCAAAGACAAAAAATTCCGCAAATTCTCGTTTGAGCGTTCCTTCAGTCAATATGTTGAATCGCTCATTAACGAACACGCCGCAGGTATCCAAAAGATTATCTACGTTATCTTCCTCCAGTTATTCCCCCGCGGTTCTCTCTCCAGATAGTAGCTTTGAGATAGAAGTTCCTTCAAGAAGGTCCGATAAGAGTGACCTTCAGCGTTCCTTGAAAATTCCTAAACAAGAAAATACTAATCATAATTCTCTTATGGCCTCAACACCTATGGCAAAGAGTTCTAGCCCTGAAAAATCGCGACACAGTTCGAAGGAATCAATTAACACAGAAGTCGAAGAGGACATTGTTCCAGaagcattttataaaaatagagaGAAGACCTCGAAAAATATAGATCAATCAAATCATTTAGAACTACGTAACagtaaaaaattaaaggaaGATGTGAAAGGTGTATGTATAAATAGAGATGTTTCGAGCTCTAAAGTTTTGGAAAATATTAATGAAGATCATGAAGGAGATGAAGAGGAATATAAAAGTCTTTCTAAGAATAATGTAAGTTGTTTAGAGAACACAGAAAAACACCGTCGATCATTTCATGAAAAATTACCAAAAGAATTTGAACACGATGTTGAAAAACACGTTAGTTCTAAAAATGGTCTACTATTCGACATCACTGATGATGAATCCTCAAATGGTAGCGATGAGGTATTCTTAGTTCTTGATGAACCGGAGagtaaagaaaaacaagattcAAAAACGGTACCAATGAATACAGACAACATCTTTGACGCTTCAAATATCACAGATGATGAATCTGATTCCAGCATAGAAGTATTAGATAATCTTCAAAGAAATACTGCACATCtggataaagaagaaaatatacgtGACCAATCCAGGTTTTCccagaagaaggaagaaattgCAGAGGAACAGGAGACAAAGGACAAGTCGATTCGACTTGATAACAATAATTCTAATTACAAAAGAACTAGGAGGAACTCAGTTCGAGGTTCACCAGTTCATATAGAACCAAAGGACATTGTTAATACTTCTAATTTAGACTCTGAATCCCTAGAAATCACACCTAGAATGACCAGATCACGTCGAGCTTCATCCATATCGAAAGAAACTAATATGTCTCCTTTAAATTCACCTTGCAAGGTTCTTGCAAAGACGCCACGGTCGAGACGAGCGAGTTCGTTGGTGAAAGAAGTATTAATTGCTTCTGTAGTACCTGCAGATGAAAGCGTGAAGCAGATAGCCTCTTCTGGATCAGATGCATCATCTGGGATTTCGTCGCCAAGGAAAATCAGGGGCAAGAGGGCATCTTCTGTTGCCAAGGATATTTCCATAGAGGCAGAGAGTGAGGAAGCTAAAGTTCCAGTGAGAAGGAGTTTAAGACGTTCTGCCTCAATACAAAAGGAGCTACCAGAAAGTAGTGAGAAAAAAGTTCAAACAGAAACTAAGAGCTCAAATACCAAACAATCCTCAGGAGGAGCAAATAAATCGAGTACAATTTCAATTCGATCAAGAAGGGAATCTCAAACAAGTGAACAGGATGAGGAAGAGCCTAGTATTGTTAAGTCATCAAGGAGACGAGGTAGTTCTGTACCTAAAGAGCCAGTCAACGTGGTAAGAACAACTCGAAGGTCTAGTAGCGTAGCTAAGGAAATTGTCTCAAAGGAGCTTGGACCATCATCAGAATCCATAAAAGAACAATATTTGGTAGAACAGGTAGTAAGCAAACCGGCTGCAAACACACGTAGTCGTAGATCCTCAATACAATCAATACCGGAAGAGCTTGAAGAAATTCTAAGCGTACCATTAAAAGAAAGAGTCTCTACTACGAACAAGAGGCGAGAGGCTTCACGGAATCCTCGATTGAGAAGAGCAGCAAGCGTGGAATTATCTCAAGTAGAGACAAGGAGGAAAACCAGAAGTGCCCGTAGCAAGGAAATCTTTGAAGAGACAATAATGGAGGAAGAAGGGACAGAAACCATAAGTCCAATAGACGATTCTAAGAAAGTTTCTAAGAAGAGGAAACGTGTTGTTTCTGAAACCTCTACTCGAGAAGCGAACGAAGCGACACCAAAACCAAGAAGAGGAACAAAGCAATCAACAAAACAAAATATCAAGGATAAGGCAGCTAATCAGTTTTCTTTTTCACAGCCAGAGAAGACGAATGATCAACCATTGGATCAAAAAGGTACATTCTagcaatatttaattaatatttattcatcgAGAAAACTTATTAAGAgaattgttttaaattttatttgcagCTATTGGAGAAGTTCCAAAATATATGTTTTCACCGCCACATACCAGATCGAAAACTATGGCTTCTGATCATCGTAGGTGGTtacttttcaattaaattaatttatttcttttctagAATCTGTTATGAGCTTACTTCTCTCTTTCCTACACACGCTTCTACACACTCAATGCTCTGCAGCTTATTCACTCATGCTTCTAATAGCAGCTAAGAACTTATACTTTATATGCTTCTTTATTACCTTCTAAAAGCACAGAATcagtattaaaatttttttattttttatacagatTGAATAATTTCATTCCGATTTTGAGCGAAGATGAGGGGGAGGAAGAGAATGAGGAAGAGACACAGAATAATATACAGAAAACTGCAGAAGTGAAAAAGCCGAACTGTTATCATATACGCCGCTGTAGAACGAAGTTTGTACTACCCGTGAAATCAAAGAGTACAACAaactaaatataattttacgaaattttttaaaacctTTTTTTGCACAATCGTATATTCAGTTATCCAATTTTAAATGATTTACAATCTATAATCTATGATAGATCATATACAGTGCTTTCTTTCGACAACCATGTACAGTggataatatgtaaaaaaatgcaGTTGTTTTTCGAATGACTTAATTGcatagagagaaaaaaagatggaTTAGAGATTATGATATGTGGGACCATGTGAAATGAAACTTTTGTTACATCATAATGATGCAAAGTTTATCATAGAGCAAGATTCGTTTCTAAAATACAAAGCAGAGAAAAAGAGGACAGTCTTTTGCTATCGATTTGATAATATTCAGTATAATGAAAGTTATAGCTATATTTTATCAATGAGTAATCCCATCTGATGCATAACGCTTGGAACATATGTTAATATGGTACTTTGCGaggtgtatattttttaaaattaacatgGTTTATTTAGAAGACTATTTTATATaatctataaatttatttaatcaatttaattaGTATTTTCATGCttatgaaataatttgtttttttttcttaattagtATCATTAAGTTTCCAAAGCGTGTGAACAGGTGTATAGAAAGAAATTTTCGTTGATCTGTATCTTCTGAATATTAAACCAGCAAGGAACTTCGGAAATGTATTATAAAAACTAAataactctctctctctatctctgtaAATCATAAGATTCCTTACTTTTATATACTTATTTGGcaaatatatttgttacattaaattgattatttttttttaatgcaataAGTTCATGGAATGAATTATTGTCATAACGTATATTTATATGGTGGTTTTTGATGAAAATGTGTACCAtaactttgtaaataatttattaatatacccATGTATAGCTGTATTCatacaataaatgtaaaaaagaattaatacatattattgCTATCGAATAAATTTCCAATCACCATAAATAAGTACCTATAACTTAAATATTGAAGcgacattaaataataatactacaATTGTGCCGCATCTACATTATAATAGATTAGTAAAAATTGTAACACGATCATTCAACTTACATTTCCTAAAGTAAAGCTTACAAAatcatttaatttatcaaacaTTTGTTTTATAGTACTCATTCGcagattcaaatatttttcaaaaaagacGAAATTCTCGTGTTGCTAATACTAAACTTTGTCTGGTACAAAATGAACGTTATGAATGTCCTCTTTGGcagtaaatacatatatattcttgGTTAGGCgtcttaaataattaaaaaaaagacacATTGCTTTAAGAAGGAAGCAAGGAAAATTTATGCATATGTTAAATCTATGTTAAATTTAGAGAGCAATATTTATGTAATTCGATTAAAATCTGTTTCAAGTAGATCATTTGATATTCAGTCTAAATGGTCGATATTTGTACATCATTGTTTTCTTATTTgatacaattaaatataatagcTGAATCTTCTCTTTTTAATCTTAGTATGATTGTCTACTTCACtgcttttatttattcatttttttttttgcataaaaatctctttgatattgttatataatatattattctcAAGTTCGATATAAATGTACATGGATAAAGGCAGATGTAAGATTCAGGACGGTGTAACTGGTTATTAAATGCTAATCAGTTTTCGATATTCGTTGACTTCCTTACACCGTACTCTTTCAAAAGGCACATTTATCTCTATATTGCTttcgttaaatatatcttttcgtaaatggaagataaaaatttaattctatttctATATTGATTTTTAAGTTAGCTATGTATATGATGTGAGCTTCTACACGTAACTTACGATAAGTAACTTATATCGTTTCTTCATGGCATCGAAAATGTTCTAtcgaaaaataaagagaaacttAGTAAACTATTTTTACTGCTGTTTACAACCATCTTTTACACGACGTTTATGCTTTTCTTCATGAGCTTGGGACGGGGATTGCATTTGATTTCTTCGTTGTCCTTGTATAGGCATATAACACGGAGCATCATCGTTCATAAGCTCCTGTGGAGGTGTAGGCAATGCATATGTAGGACTTACTGTGCTACTTGAGCTACTTGAAGTGTTTCTGTGCATACTTCCATTGTATGTAGGATCAATAATTGCAGCTACGTTTTGGACTTCTCTTATATTTTCAACAGACTCATCTAACGTTTGTATTTCTTCAGGATCAGGATATTGTGGATAATTTAAAGTTGGTTGTACTCTAGTTTTGCCTTGAGCGCCTTTCAATTCTAATCTATCAGGTCGTTGAGGCTTCTCTGTAAGATTCTGCTCCTCTAATTCTTGAAGTTGCTGCCGTTCTAGTTTTCTCTGCTTTGCTCTTTGTCTTGCTTTCCTTATTTTTGCTCGCTCCTTTTCCTGAAGCATTCGCGCAAGTTCCGCATCCTGTGCTTCCATCGCAATTTTTTGATCTAGCAGTAGTTGTTCATTAACAGGACCATCATGATTATCTAtagcattttcttcttcttcctgctGCAGCTTTCTTGCTAATTCCTTTATTTAacagataaaaattaaattatgatAATGAATACTATAGATGCattgttagaatatttttttaaatacctcatctttttcttcttgaatGTGTCGTTCGAGCTCAAGCTGTGCAGCTTCATCATCCAGTCTCAATTGCAGTCTCATTTGCTCTTGcaattctctttctttctgtctcTCCTCTCGTTCTAGGGACAATGCAATCTGTTTTGCAACAAGAGCATCTCTTTCCTCTCTAAAATCAGAAACACTGCAATACGACATAAACTTTAACAAATCAGTACAATCAAAGGTTCAAATACTAACTGCTGTTGAATATAGGATTGATATCTAAGCTCTTCCAGCTCCTGTTCAACCTTAGCCCTTGGTAAATCCTCTCTAACTTGTGCATTGCGAACTTTGTTGCTTGTGTAGTGTTCCCTAACTATAAGGCACAGTACAATAAAGATAATAGCCAATAAAAtcaacaatattttacaaataatctaATATTCTTACTTTCTTCGTCTTGTAGACGGTAAGCGAGTGCTCCATCTTCGTGCACCAGCCACTCACGACACACTACAATATTGTCGAAGGATTGCTTATTAGAAATGCCAGGCAAATGAGTAATTGTAATGTAATTGCAATGAGTGACAGGAGGCGTTGAAAAAAATGCAACATACCTTCGTTTACTCGGCCTGCCTTCGGTAATGTGTCCGAGCTCAAGACAGATTTCGCCATTTCTTATCGATTAATCCTTGCCTTACGGATAAGATACTACTTTTCAACCAACTTTCTTGTTTACAACCACCTTACGGAAAACATACGTTGTTTTTTCTCCATCTTGAATAGCAATGAATAGAATAGAGGCCTGTATTTGTGCTATTCCTACCGTACATGTGCATTTCTCCATTCACGGTGTAAGTAAGAATATCCGTAAAGCACATTGGAGACGTAGTACGAGCTGTGAGTACACATATATATCGACACACTTTCAAACTAAGCTTCACTGAATCTAAGTGATAGGTACGGTACTGCTCGTGAATTGTGAACAATTTTCTtagcaattattttattaaaaatgcatccaatttttaaatttcttcttatttcataacaataaataaaaatatattattcagtTTCAAGTTAGTGTTAAAACTTTATCAGaaagattatattaaattagatTAGGTTGAGATCAGATTTCAGTtcattttaaacatatttaaataaacagaaaCAATATCACttaaaattattgtttaaaCAATTGTTGACCTTAAAAATAGTTTGTTATTTTAACGCAACCTAGACATAACTAATCTTTTTGgcaaaatttcattattaagtggattaaacattaaatttataaaagttgtccttatttcttaaaataaggTTGTAGTCAAATATCCAAACTTAACGTTACTAGAactgtatatataattaaattttcttaattctGTAATAGCATACTAGTATTTTTTGCAATTTCTGtaaaagttattaatatataataataaatatcggtTTATTTCATATAGTtgtctaaaaatatatttgcaggAAATTGTCTGAGCAACTGTTAGGTTAAACTCATCACTACTTCATTTAAGATTGCTATGTAGTAGTAATGGCGTAGTGGTGGTAGTGTTTGTAGTAAGAGTAGTAAGGCGAGCGTACTCACGTCGAACGTTAGTGAAGTGAATAGTAGAGTTTCCTGTATTAATGTCACTCTAAAATTCAATACATAGTACGATCTGTAAGGATAAATTCTGTATTCGCTCATAATGAAAGATGATAGATTTCCCTTtacttacaaaaaaaaaaaaaaaagaaattctgcGTACTAACTAACTAATCGTTGCGATGATATCTTTCGTTATCTATAATTTGAATCGTGTTAATAAAAGAATTCACTGAGCAAGATGTGAATCGGAGCGGGACGTATTATCCTGAAGTAGACTAtacgtaaatattatttaaggTAGATGCTCCACTATCCAGGGAATTTAATTAtgaatttcatacatttttttgcatgaaataaatgtaaaacataAGATTGATTCGTTAAATAATGCACATCTTTAATGGATATTTTAACGAGCAGTTCTCGTACAGAAATTTAGGAAATGAACAAGTTTCAAGCGAATGTTCTGTTCTTATATGTGGAAACGAATAATATATTCAAGTATTTGTACAAATGAATTAACTTCTAAGAAAGTAACTTTACAATAAGAAGATACTGAtgctgaaaataatttaatcccTATTTCTTCTGTTGCAGGTAAAGAATTTCATCTTCAAATTTCAAGTGACCCATGATAATTCTTCATACAAAGAACAATGAAAACTCATTTATTACATCTATTAATAAgagaaattgtattattttgttAGATTATATTGCATTATTGTACAAATAACAATATTATTACCTTTATATCATCCTGTATAGCTTGAATTACATTTCATAAGtcgaaaaatacaaggaaatcagtgtgtttttaatttaaaaactgTCAAAAAATTTCCTTTCCTAGTGAGAAAACATTTTCGCTTAAAAATGAAGTTAAATTCCATGAATAAATGtacgaggaaataataaaatagcagTAAAATTTTCATTCCGAAAAATGACGTTATATTTCAAGAATTGTCGAACTTGTGCCACCTCCTATGATGTTATGTTCTCCTGATACAAAACCGAGAAGTTGGGAAAATTTTTTGCGAATTGCTTTGATTTTTGACTTGTAATATTTTGACTTCATCTTtacaacttttttttaaatttgtggtTTATAGAACTTATtatttatatggtaatggttttgataaataaaaacgttcgtctaaatatataa from Bombus terrestris chromosome 16, iyBomTerr1.2, whole genome shotgun sequence encodes the following:
- the LOC100645663 gene encoding protein ELYS isoform X2, giving the protein MKELGEVSCEIRSVVDIQHSITKCLNNVKGDDSGPSNGSQICNGLDGIYGGFLNDATYAWLSYGCHLVVLNTKTGESTSSWTFRGKITCVCQFPAQCGELPLLLVGLDNEATRIKDSVGLLCIFDCTSSRVLRAIKMPAGVEQVCIVSGATDWEGFNDRRPDNILMQMDGIACVVLRNLHHLMIDLQRSTWEVPDLSVTMDEISPAEIQFLTTKDSFHRNSSKHMTCNLLTQRIEKHIGFNRENFELNSFLDEKLTNTIISSMKIGCLISGCLGRVIIWQNDGSVGWISVPLDETMIITHLALLEPTDDPRPFYYLWVVFQDDSFKMPPILRMFALLFQRKYCDRGTNLYFNLEGEPSLKFEIELDPKDRVVSLSTFERGTNLDQTESEYRKGEDSLLLISTTNRTLLFDLNQWYKEQMPQTLSECKNPNSILSCYNTNHRACDITGKEIISCAYIPHTLQEFPNNSLNSSEELFYPNSLFFEWIELSLSKLTFWYTRGVQAELLREIALAGPIMLTQPSEMFHKCLSVGLTPFNTEISFSSDHNAQRDMLLSLCLEQRWATFLIKCAKEWSDGSAAYMYPSFLKWGIQRASSIKMIADRLCIPLFDQSGNNIGESEVKTLRFCYQQLECLSNVVAKLPFETSSLIKQRRALKRVSMYFQVLLWFYDVGLLPESECLEEGPLPMSLALKIPYPFEKLFSLYKEKRESIKDNNAKEGSEEVLFIDELIARECPALNLQWEREAGEANTNGYYPPPSLQSLLRSYLTDCDQTESNEIECKHQITIYLLMDLAMLLQGSYPGVDQLIKYPSSFKMSPSLIKLTQAFWLLDHEDYQGFLDMMTGQLVSDSDVKDWHHKLVLKTLIRNSQHKLALMYLRIKKPPLSSFQEQSTLISLSVEHGLVQSAFHHRLQSHYTQLLMCFFQSCKNYNKLGDILHLALDTEEEEMFVKFLEDSKSEDIKLLYYLQRCRYMEANSGNITTWSSSVASKNMHFDMLNAYNATLPNVVKRFSMNMGKSNLDTDLESRYPRPMTHNKSFQKTANIYETVIRKAKETYVRTEKSVVPFVTAPCAALKSFNDRININCVMSPKMVQMNNKRTLEQVMHDEENGGMRTPERTKRRKLLDDSEAALSAAFSTPLVKRKISTNRDIPIETPHSILKIRQLIRSSTSPIAASLQDEITGSPVSDRERKINRQIRFNINQSKNSCSHGEVSREEEFSKLNTSDQNDEVFVSPATSEKCLIDSPVLSDSSYTCKNVYTARPRPSLRRTYLQTSTESINESSSNCSKTKNSANSRLSVPSVNMLNRSLTNTPQVSKRLSTLSSSSYSPAVLSPDSSFEIEVPSRRSDKSDLQRSLKIPKQENTNHNSLMASTPMAKSSSPEKSRHSSKESINTEVEEDIVPEAFYKNREKTSKNIDQSNHLELRNSKKLKEDVKGVCINRDVSSSKVLENINEDHEGDEEEYKSLSKNNVSCLENTEKHRRSFHEKLPKEFEHDVEKHVSSKNGLLFDITDDESSNGSDEVFLVLDEPESKEKQDSKTVPMNTDNIFDASNITDDESDSSIEVLDNLQRNTAHLDKEENIRDQSRFSQKKEEIAEEQETKDKSIRLDNNNSNYKRTRRNSVRGSPVHIEPKDIVNTSNLDSESLEITPRMTRSRRASSISKETNMSPLNSPCKVLAKTPRSRRASSLVKEVLIASVVPADESVKQIASSGSDASSGISSPRKIRGKRASSVAKDISIEAESEEAKVPVRRSLRRSASIQKELPESSEKKVQTETKSSNTKQSSGGANKSSTISIRSRRESQTSEQDEEEPSIVKSSRRRGSSVPKEPVNVVRTTRRSSSVAKEIVSKELGPSSESIKEQYLVEQVVSKPAANTRSRRSSIQSIPEELEEILSVPLKERVSTTNKRREASRNPRLRRAASVELSQVETRRKTRSARSKEIFEETIMEEEGTETISPIDDSKKVSKKRKRVVSETSTREANEATPKPRRGTKQSTKQNIKDKAANQFSFSQPEKTNDQPLDQKAIGEVPKYMFSPPHTRSKTMASDHH